One Brevibacillus choshinensis genomic window carries:
- a CDS encoding ABC transporter substrate-binding protein produces MRRVGVWLICAVLMLVVSACSSSSPSSTSGGQATGAAPTPAVEPAKGEPVELVMYSWRPEDKEAYNKFIAEFEKKHANIKVKFKPFKSTEYNTILSNSLTAGTGVDIVQLRPYSGATSIADAGYLLPIDDVKGVQDIPKAYLDAARGSDQKVYGVPLSINSAVIFYNKKILEDNGLQPPQTWDELIQVSHALQAKGIVPIAQAGKAAYLLSIAHSVIGTSSYGGNEYVEKLLSGEVNFNDPAFKESIRRMQELAPFFPPDFIGIDDKDAQALFYTGKAAMYINGSYRLETFEKQSPDLPIDILPGLAKEKGGDAPMINWVDGSYGIPKATKHPEEAKLFMEFLASKEFGQMFSDDLSRLSAIAGVTPKHPLVQKMTQLSEKSMAPFLMLVHFGEGTPTTKTTFEDSLQGMYIGKLTVDKVAEDTQASSDKWFKPKK; encoded by the coding sequence ATGAGACGTGTAGGGGTTTGGCTGATTTGCGCCGTTCTGATGCTGGTGGTGAGTGCGTGCAGTAGCAGCTCGCCTTCGTCAACATCGGGCGGGCAAGCTACGGGGGCGGCGCCGACACCTGCTGTAGAACCGGCAAAAGGGGAGCCGGTCGAGCTGGTGATGTACAGCTGGCGACCAGAGGACAAGGAAGCGTACAACAAGTTCATCGCGGAGTTTGAGAAGAAGCATGCCAACATTAAGGTCAAATTCAAGCCGTTCAAGTCAACGGAGTACAACACCATTCTGAGCAATTCCCTGACTGCAGGTACAGGGGTGGACATTGTTCAATTGCGTCCGTATTCTGGCGCGACATCCATTGCCGATGCGGGTTACCTGCTGCCGATTGACGATGTAAAGGGAGTGCAGGACATTCCAAAAGCTTATCTCGATGCAGCTCGAGGGAGCGACCAGAAGGTGTATGGAGTGCCGCTTTCTATCAACTCGGCTGTGATTTTCTACAACAAAAAAATATTGGAGGACAATGGCCTGCAGCCCCCGCAGACATGGGATGAGCTGATCCAAGTTTCACATGCACTGCAAGCGAAAGGGATCGTTCCCATTGCTCAGGCAGGAAAAGCGGCATACCTTTTGTCGATTGCGCATAGCGTCATTGGAACGAGCTCTTATGGCGGCAATGAGTACGTGGAAAAGCTGCTCTCGGGTGAGGTCAATTTCAACGATCCAGCGTTCAAGGAATCCATCCGTCGCATGCAAGAGCTGGCACCGTTTTTCCCGCCGGATTTTATCGGCATTGATGACAAGGATGCCCAAGCGCTCTTTTACACGGGAAAGGCAGCGATGTACATCAATGGCAGCTATCGCCTAGAAACCTTTGAAAAGCAAAGCCCAGACCTGCCGATCGATATTCTCCCTGGTCTTGCAAAAGAAAAGGGGGGAGACGCGCCGATGATCAACTGGGTAGATGGCTCGTACGGTATCCCAAAAGCAACCAAGCACCCGGAAGAAGCGAAACTCTTCATGGAATTTCTCGCCTCGAAAGAGTTCGGTCAGATGTTCAGTGATGATTTGAGCCGCTTGAGTGCAATAGCCGGCGTGACACCGAAGCATCCGTTGGTGCAAAAAATGACACAGCTCAGCGAAAAGAGCATGGCGCCGTTCCTGATGCTCGTCCACTTTGGGGAGGGCACGCCAACGACCAAGACGACCTTTGAAGACTCTCTGCAAGGGATGTACATCGGCAAGCTTACGGTGGATAAGGTAGCGGAGGATACTCAGGCCTCTTCCGACAAATGGTTCAAACCGAAAAAGTAG
- a CDS encoding AAA family ATPase → MNPIKVENTHPAVTKLIDNIQKVLIGKRSVIELMVSAVLANGHVLLEDVPGVGKTMLVRALAKSIGGAFKRIQFTPDLLPTDVTGVAIFNQKSLEFEFRQGPLFANVILADEINRTSPKTQSSLLEAMEERSVTVDGVTYRLEDPFFVMATQNPLEYEGTFPLPEAQLDRFLMQLSLGYPSVEEEMRMLTRFSEANPLNQLEPVMTAEELKQLQEQAARVKVSDGIREYIVRLCHRTRDHHHIYLGVSPRGALALYRAAQALAFVRGRDYVIPDDVKELVPVTFAHRMIVKPEARLEGATVDRILTVILAETRVPVS, encoded by the coding sequence ATGAACCCAATAAAAGTGGAAAATACGCATCCTGCTGTAACCAAGCTCATTGACAATATACAAAAGGTTCTGATTGGAAAGCGTTCTGTGATCGAATTGATGGTGTCTGCCGTTTTGGCGAATGGACACGTACTTTTGGAGGATGTACCTGGCGTAGGGAAGACCATGCTCGTACGTGCATTGGCCAAATCGATTGGCGGAGCCTTCAAACGCATTCAGTTTACGCCTGACTTGCTGCCGACCGATGTAACAGGGGTAGCGATCTTTAATCAAAAGAGTCTTGAATTCGAGTTTCGCCAAGGTCCGTTGTTTGCCAACGTCATCTTGGCGGATGAGATCAACCGGACATCGCCAAAGACCCAATCTTCCTTGCTGGAGGCAATGGAAGAGCGTTCCGTGACCGTAGATGGCGTGACCTATCGGCTGGAGGATCCATTCTTTGTCATGGCTACCCAAAACCCTTTGGAGTACGAAGGGACATTTCCTTTGCCGGAAGCCCAGCTGGACCGCTTCTTGATGCAGCTTAGTCTGGGTTACCCGAGCGTTGAGGAAGAGATGCGAATGCTCACTCGCTTCTCGGAAGCCAATCCATTGAATCAGTTGGAGCCTGTCATGACCGCAGAGGAATTAAAGCAGCTCCAGGAGCAAGCAGCCAGGGTAAAAGTATCGGATGGGATCAGGGAGTATATCGTGCGCCTGTGCCATCGTACCCGTGATCATCATCATATTTATTTGGGAGTGAGCCCGCGGGGTGCTTTGGCTCTGTATCGGGCCGCACAGGCACTGGCTTTCGTTCGCGGACGAGATTACGTCATTCCGGACGATGTAAAAGAGCTGGTTCCTGTCACATTTGCTCACCGGATGATCGTGAAGCCGGAAGCACGTCTGGAAGGAGCGACCGTTGATCGGATTCTAACGGTGATTTTGGCCGAGACCCGCGTGCCGGTCAGCTGA
- a CDS encoding carbohydrate ABC transporter permease — protein sequence MTVRWGQYAKYAVLLFSAFLALYPIFLMIVSSFKSNMEILTSPLGLPHSLSLENYTEVWDRVNFGTYIWNSIYVSGLSVFFILFISSLAAFYLSRYPFRWNPYVLFFFMLGLMLPMKLAILPLYMIMLQLQLLDTLTSLVILYVAGGIPFGVFVFYGFFKTLPTELDQSARLDGCNGFQVYYKIILPLMKPALATVGIVHLIGVWNDFFYPLIFLKSEELSTIPLGVLTLFGEYDTEWNLLFASLTISSLPMIIAFLFASKQFIEGLTSGAIK from the coding sequence GTGACTGTTAGATGGGGACAATACGCAAAGTATGCGGTTCTGTTGTTCTCTGCCTTTTTGGCGCTCTATCCTATCTTTTTGATGATTGTCTCTTCATTCAAGAGCAATATGGAGATTCTCACTTCGCCTCTTGGGCTTCCGCATTCGCTTTCTTTAGAAAATTACACGGAAGTGTGGGACCGGGTAAACTTCGGTACGTATATATGGAATAGTATCTATGTCAGTGGCTTGTCTGTGTTTTTCATCCTGTTCATCTCTTCGTTGGCTGCGTTCTACCTTTCTCGCTATCCGTTCCGGTGGAATCCGTACGTCTTGTTTTTCTTTATGCTGGGCCTCATGCTCCCGATGAAGCTGGCGATTCTCCCGCTTTACATGATCATGCTGCAGCTGCAGCTGCTGGACACGCTGACGTCTTTGGTCATCCTTTATGTGGCAGGGGGGATTCCCTTTGGGGTTTTTGTGTTCTATGGATTCTTCAAGACTCTCCCGACGGAGCTGGACCAATCTGCGCGACTGGATGGATGCAACGGCTTTCAGGTGTATTATAAGATTATCCTGCCGCTGATGAAGCCAGCGTTGGCCACGGTGGGGATCGTTCATCTGATCGGGGTGTGGAACGACTTTTTTTATCCGTTGATCTTTTTGAAAAGTGAGGAGTTGAGCACGATACCGCTGGGTGTTCTCACATTGTTCGGTGAGTATGACACGGAGTGGAATCTGCTGTTTGCGAGCCTGACGATTTCATCTTTACCGATGATTATCGCTTTTTTGTTTGCATCGAAACAATTTATTGAAGGATTGACCTCGGGGGCGATCAAATGA
- a CDS encoding HAD family hydrolase: protein MTKKRWITFDLDGTLMQNPFGAWVFPEIAEAVSGRLGRQHDVVSEMVAEHEARMASGRYVEAYDWDDILRERLRKLDLADPFEIEPLVRKHSVPPKVWLLESGIREVLAELKAGGYSLAVVTNGFYKFQAPVMEALGLIELFDEVVTPERAGTGKPDPAILSGLSGQIIAHVGDRLDHDVQLANRSNIAALFIYRNLPADLKSLSPFMRMKDPLGIRLLSEKARKEERNAGWSELPSELLPAALVDSVHEIPALLDALKES from the coding sequence ATGACCAAGAAACGATGGATAACGTTTGATTTAGACGGCACACTCATGCAGAATCCTTTTGGGGCATGGGTTTTTCCGGAGATTGCAGAGGCAGTCTCGGGAAGGCTGGGCAGGCAGCATGATGTAGTCTCAGAAATGGTGGCGGAGCATGAGGCGCGAATGGCATCTGGGCGCTACGTCGAAGCGTATGATTGGGATGATATTCTGCGAGAGAGATTACGAAAGTTGGACCTTGCCGATCCTTTTGAAATAGAGCCTCTGGTCCGCAAGCATTCCGTACCGCCCAAGGTCTGGCTGCTGGAGAGCGGCATTCGGGAGGTTCTGGCGGAATTAAAAGCGGGCGGCTATTCCTTGGCTGTCGTGACGAATGGATTTTACAAGTTTCAGGCGCCAGTGATGGAAGCGCTTGGGCTCATCGAGTTGTTCGATGAAGTGGTGACGCCGGAGCGGGCGGGTACAGGAAAGCCGGACCCAGCCATTCTTTCGGGGCTGAGTGGCCAAATAATCGCTCATGTAGGGGATCGATTGGATCACGATGTGCAATTAGCCAATCGGAGCAACATTGCAGCGCTATTCATTTATAGGAATCTTCCTGCAGATTTAAAAAGCCTCAGTCCTTTCATGCGTATGAAAGATCCGTTGGGGATTCGCCTTTTATCGGAGAAAGCGAGGAAAGAGGAACGAAATGCGGGGTGGAGCGAGCTGCCGAGCGAGCTTTTGCCTGCGGCGTTGGTTGATTCAGTGCACGAAATCCCGGCCCTATTGGATGCATTAAAAGAAAGTTAA
- a CDS encoding carbohydrate ABC transporter permease, which produces MPVTDKTAAAKTEAAKIRRRNWKRHLVHLFLLPALLFYIWFQIYPIFSAFLNSFFAWDGLKRGSFVGLENFVRLFTESPFQETFFRGLGHNVIFFIGIVLTKLVVAFVLALFINSKIRGKEFFKMVIFMPKLLSVIVVGFLFSLILNPTYGALNTFLKFIGLEELARPWLGSPDTALYTIILVNSWYGLGFAVLIFLAGLQAIPSEIYDAAKMDGASGFTMLWRMTVPLAMPSIMVMTILSFIGAFEAFELIFAMQGSQAGPYYSTDVLATYFYRLAFGSVAGGESIGLGSALAVVLFLMISSATAILLFFFRRKEYEQ; this is translated from the coding sequence ATGCCTGTGACGGACAAAACGGCTGCTGCCAAAACAGAGGCTGCCAAGATACGGCGAAGGAACTGGAAAAGGCACTTGGTCCACCTGTTTTTGCTGCCGGCGCTTCTCTTTTATATATGGTTTCAGATTTATCCGATTTTCTCCGCGTTTTTAAACAGCTTCTTTGCCTGGGATGGGCTGAAGCGGGGATCATTTGTCGGCCTGGAGAACTTCGTGCGCCTGTTTACGGAATCGCCGTTTCAGGAGACCTTCTTCCGTGGGCTCGGTCATAACGTCATCTTTTTCATTGGGATTGTGCTGACCAAGCTCGTGGTGGCATTCGTGCTGGCGTTGTTCATCAACAGCAAGATCCGCGGGAAAGAGTTTTTCAAAATGGTGATTTTCATGCCGAAGCTGCTGTCGGTGATCGTGGTCGGATTCCTCTTTAGCCTAATTCTGAACCCGACGTACGGCGCATTAAATACCTTTCTCAAGTTCATCGGCCTAGAAGAGCTGGCGCGGCCATGGCTGGGAAGCCCGGATACGGCGCTCTACACGATTATTTTGGTCAACAGCTGGTATGGACTGGGGTTTGCGGTCCTGATTTTCCTCGCAGGGTTGCAGGCAATCCCTTCGGAAATTTATGATGCAGCCAAAATGGATGGGGCATCCGGTTTCACCATGCTGTGGAGAATGACAGTTCCTTTGGCGATGCCATCGATCATGGTGATGACGATTTTGAGCTTCATTGGTGCGTTTGAAGCGTTTGAACTCATTTTTGCCATGCAGGGCTCTCAAGCAGGACCTTACTATTCAACAGATGTGCTGGCGACTTACTTTTATCGTCTCGCTTTTGGGTCTGTTGCGGGAGGGGAATCGATCGGGCTCGGCTCGGCATTGGCAGTTGTGCTTTTCCTGATGATTTCGAGCGCAACGGCCATCTTGCTCTTTTTCTTCCGGCGCAAGGAATACGAACAATAG